In Candidatus Liberimonas magnetica, one DNA window encodes the following:
- the fabF gene encoding beta-ketoacyl-ACP synthase II, with protein MKKRVVITGIGIVSPIGNDKETYAAALRQGKSGAGQIVGFDSSEFSTHIAAEVKDFNPEEFIEKKRIRRMAKFVQFGMAAASMAVSDSGLDLAKEDMSSIGVITGSGMGGLDVIEEQHTILLEKGPRRVSPFLIPMIITNILPGEISIKFGFTGPNYAVTSACASSNHAIGDSFRLLTYGDAEVMVCGGAEAAVTPIGLAGFCSIKALSTRNDDPLTASRPFDKDRDGFLMAEGGAIVVLETLEHALARNAHIYAELIGYGASDDAYHITAPHEQGMGAIQAMNMAIKDAGITSGDIDYINAHGTSTEFNDKIETLAIKKVFGERAKSIPVTSTKSMIGHMLGAAGAAELVATILCMEKGFIHPTINYKTPDPECDLDYVPNVAREQQINCALSNSLGFGGHNAVIIIKRYNG; from the coding sequence ATGAAAAAGAGAGTAGTTATTACCGGTATCGGTATTGTTTCTCCTATCGGGAACGATAAAGAAACATATGCTGCTGCTTTAAGACAGGGAAAGTCAGGAGCAGGGCAAATAGTCGGTTTTGATTCCAGTGAGTTTTCAACGCATATCGCGGCTGAAGTCAAGGATTTTAACCCCGAAGAATTTATTGAAAAGAAAAGGATAAGAAGAATGGCAAAGTTCGTGCAGTTTGGAATGGCTGCCGCGAGCATGGCCGTATCCGATTCAGGGTTAGACCTTGCTAAAGAGGATATGTCAAGCATAGGCGTAATCACCGGTTCCGGAATGGGCGGGCTGGATGTTATCGAAGAACAGCATACAATACTTCTTGAAAAAGGCCCGCGCAGGGTAAGCCCTTTTTTGATACCGATGATAATTACGAACATTTTGCCTGGCGAGATATCTATAAAGTTTGGTTTTACCGGCCCTAACTATGCGGTTACAAGCGCTTGCGCGTCTTCAAACCATGCCATCGGAGATTCTTTCAGGCTCCTGACTTATGGAGATGCTGAAGTTATGGTTTGCGGCGGTGCTGAAGCTGCTGTAACGCCCATAGGCCTGGCAGGGTTCTGCAGTATCAAAGCGCTTTCAACGCGTAATGATGACCCCCTGACAGCTTCAAGGCCTTTTGATAAAGACAGGGACGGTTTTTTAATGGCAGAAGGTGGAGCTATCGTAGTGCTTGAAACGCTTGAACATGCGCTTGCACGAAATGCGCACATTTACGCGGAGTTGATAGGTTATGGAGCGAGCGACGATGCTTATCATATCACTGCCCCTCATGAACAAGGAATGGGAGCGATACAGGCCATGAACATGGCCATTAAAGACGCAGGTATTACCAGCGGCGATATAGATTACATCAATGCACACGGCACTTCGACTGAATTTAATGATAAGATAGAGACCTTAGCCATAAAGAAAGTCTTTGGCGAAAGAGCAAAAAGTATCCCAGTAACATCAACGAAATCCATGATAGGCCATATGCTGGGAGCTGCGGGAGCTGCTGAGCTTGTTGCTACTATTCTTTGTATGGAAAAAGGTTTTATTCATCCGACTATCAATTACAAAACACCTGACCCTGAATGCGACCTGGATTATGTTCCGAATGTTGCTAGAGAACAACAAATAAATTGTGCCCTTTCAAACTCCCTGGGGTTTGGCGGGCATAATGCGGTCATAATAATCAAAAGATATAATGGATAA
- the rnc gene encoding ribonuclease III, with amino-acid sequence MDNLKQLEGIIGFKFQNRDLLKKALTHKSFPSDSGLSHDNERMEFLGDSILATFVVDYLYNKYPEKDEGKLSQLKSQIVSQASLSRWAKGIKLGDFIYMSPGEEATGGRKRDSLMSDTFEALIASIYLDGGLESAKKFILNFLINQKRLVVSDTKSKLQEYFQLKYKILPEYKVLRESGPDHEKIFEVGVYLKKTLLGEGKGHSKKEAEQSAARSALKKIRSKKQVRPPKAA; translated from the coding sequence ATGGATAATCTAAAACAGCTTGAAGGCATTATAGGGTTTAAATTCCAGAACAGGGATTTATTAAAAAAAGCACTTACCCATAAATCATTCCCTTCAGATTCAGGTTTGTCTCATGATAATGAAAGAATGGAGTTTTTAGGCGACAGCATACTGGCAACTTTCGTTGTAGATTACCTGTACAATAAATATCCTGAGAAAGACGAAGGCAAACTCTCTCAGTTAAAATCGCAGATAGTTTCTCAGGCTAGTCTGAGCCGCTGGGCTAAAGGCATAAAACTGGGAGATTTCATTTATATGAGCCCGGGTGAGGAAGCGACCGGAGGCAGAAAAAGGGACAGCCTGATGTCCGATACCTTTGAAGCCTTGATAGCCTCGATATATTTGGACGGCGGCCTTGAAAGTGCAAAGAAGTTCATTTTAAATTTCCTTATAAATCAAAAAAGGCTTGTTGTAAGCGACACAAAAAGTAAACTCCAGGAATATTTTCAGTTAAAGTATAAGATCCTGCCAGAATATAAAGTATTAAGAGAGTCCGGGCCGGACCACGAAAAGATATTTGAAGTAGGGGTATACCTTAAAAAAACATTGCTCGGAGAAGGAAAAGGGCATTCGAAAAAAGAAGCCGAACAATCCGCTGCACGCAGTGCACTTAAAAAAATAAGAAGCAAGAAACAAGTTAGGCCGCCAAAGGCGGCCTAA